The genomic DNA AGCAGTATAACATTTGAGTTTCAAGTACTCTgctccggtgagctcctgcccaagtcaagcacttgACACACAGTAttcacaccttgactttttccacatttattgttacagcctgaatttaaaatggatacaAATGAGATTTTTAacacatacattttccctgacacccaaaagtactcgacacattttgaatgcttagcagaacagacaaattgtcaaattcacacacttattcAGAGAACGTCCCTGGTTACGCCTTCTGCCTCTgttctggcagactcactaaacacacatactttgtttgtaaattatgttggagtgtgcccctggctatatgtaaataaataaaacattaagAAAATGATGCAGtctagtttgcttaatataaggaatttgaaagtaTGTATgctttttacttttgatacttaagtttatttaaaaccaaatagtttTAGACCTTtagtcaagtagtattttactggttgacttacttgagtcattttctattaaggtatcgttacttttactcaagtctgacaattgggtactttttccaccactgcctttgagtatggtgaagttattaattatgctttggatggtgtaccattacacccagtcactacaaagatacaggtgtccctcctaactcagttgccggagaggaagaaaaccgctcagggatttcatcatgagACCAATGGTGATATTAAAACAGTTAAgaattgaatggctgtgataactgaggatggatcaacaacattgtagttactccacaatgctaaCCTAAATGACATAGTAAtcgtcatcggcaaggactaggacATTTTTGTAGGATAAGAAGAaatagaatagagctaagcacaggcaagatcctaaaggaaaacctgaCACTGGGAGACAtatttacctttcagcaggacagtaacaTAAAACCCAAGGCCAAAAATACAtgggagttgcttaccaagatgacattgaatgttcctgagtggcctagttagttGACTTAAATCCGTTTGGAAATCTATGGCAAAACtttaaaatggctgtctagcaatgatcaacagccaacttgacagagcttaagagtTTACAGAAAGAATAATggccaaatattgtacaatccagatgtgcaaacctcttagagatttaccccaAAAGACTGTAATCGATGCTAAAggttattctaacatgtattgactcaggggggttgaatacttatctaatcaatatatattattgtttatttacatGAATCTAAAAAAATAACATGCATCCCattttgtaacaacaaaatgtaggAGGAGgcaaggggtgtaaatactttctgaagacactgtatgtgTTCTCCGTTTGACTTCTGCCCCACAGTACTATGATGAAACCTATCCCACTGTGAAAGAGCAGAAAGCTTTTGAGAAGAACATCTTCAACAAGACACACCGCACAGACAGTAAGATGTTTTTTTTCAACCTAATTAATCATATGCGCTTCAGTTTACATTATGGTCACAGGCTTCATTACTTGCTATTCCATCTCTTGCCAAAGGCTTTGAGTGCTGATCTGTTCTCAATTGTATGAAGGCTTCTGTGTATAACTGGTATAATGAAGATGTTGTATCATAGACTGAACTCTCTCCGCTTCTTTACCCAGGTGAGATAGCGCTCCTAGAAGGTCTTACCGTTGTGTACAAAAGCAACATTGACCTCTACTTTTATGTTATTGGCAGTTCACATGAAAATGAGGTAGGCTGGTGGTGGTACTCTAACAAAACACACTGAAACATTGCCTATGTTGGGTTGTTTCTCCCACAAAACATTCATACGTTTTGTTATTTGCTCCCCCAGTTGATGCTTATGTCAGTGCTTAACTGTCTGTTTGATTCGCTCAGCCAGATGCTAAGGTAAGACTGCACtttatttacactgaacaaaaatataaatgcaacaatttaaagATTTGACTGAGATGCATAccattcatataaggaaatcagtcaatttaaataaattcattacgctttaatctattgatttcacctGACTGACCTTAAAAAtaaaaagtaggggtgtggatcagaaaacctgtCAGTATCTGTTGTCTGCTGTTTGCCTCATTCAGCGCGACACatttccttcgcatagagttgatcaggctgttgattgtggcctgtggaatgttgtcccactcctcttcaaggTCTGTGCGAAGTTGCCGGATATTTGTGGGAACTGGTccacgctgttgtacacgtcgatccagagcatcccaaatatgctcaatgggtgacatgtctgttgagtatgcaggccatggaagaactgggacattttcagcttccagaaattgtgtacagatccttgcgacatgggcctgtgcattatcatgctgaaacatgaggtgatggcggcagatgaatggcacgacaatgggcctcagaatctcatcacggtatctctgtacaTTCATTTTCTAtcgataaaatgcagttgtgctcgttatccgtagcttatgcctgcccataccataaccccacctccaccatggggcgcTCGCCTACATGACGACATACACACTGTCTTCTGTCTGcacggtacagttgaaactgggattcatccatgaagagcacacttctccagcatgccagtggccattgaaggtgagcaattgcccactgaagtcagttgtgacgccaaactgcagtaaggtcaagaccctggtgaggacgacaagcatgcatatgagcttccctgagattgattctgacagtgtgtgtagaaattcttcggttgtgcaaacccacagtttcatcagctgtcctggtggcttgtctcagacgatcccgcagctTAAGAAGCCAGATATGGGTGGTCCTGAGCTGGAGTGGTTACACttagtctgcggttgtgaggctggttggacgtattgccaaattctctaaagggatgttggaggcggcttatagtagagaaattacaagcatttcactacaccttccataacatctgctaaatgtgtatgtgaccaataacatttgattcgaTTTAAATGTAACATTCTattctctggaaacagctctggtagacattcctgcagtcagcatgccaattgcacgctccctcaacttgagacatctgtggcattgttgtgtgacaaagctgcacattttaaagtggccatTTTATCGTCCCCGGGTTTTAATCAGCTTTTGATGtaacacacctgtcaggtggatggattatcttggcaaaggagaaatgctcactaacagggatgtaaacaaatttgtgaacgaaataagctttttgtgtgggggtttttcagctcatgaaacatgggaccaacactttacaaatTGCGTTTTAcagtttttgttcagtgtagttgaaTAAGCAACTGAATGAGACATTTGTAACACTTTGTTAGTTTCCATAGAGAGGACAGGATGTGTGTTTTAAGCTCCCTTTCTTTGTCCTCCTGCAGGAAAAATGTTGAGCGGCGGGCCTTGCTGGAGAACATGGAGGGCCTGTTCCTGGCAGTGGATGAGATTGTGGATGGGGGGTAGGTAGAGTACTTATCTCACCCCAAAGCAGGGGTCTCTGGAGCTGTGTATTCTCCTCTAGTATGTCCTTTGACTCCCTGACCAAACCAACTTTTCCATCTAGACTGGATGCTTTCAAAAACAGACATCACACCATGGAGTACAGCAaaattattcatcccccttggcgtttttcctattttgttgcattaccaTCTGTAAATTAAATGGACGTTTGttgggatttcatgtaatggacataaacaaaatagtccaaattggtgaaatggagaaaaaaaaagctgttttaaaaatataaaaaatcagattaaaacatttgtaaaaaatttcatggaaaagtggtgtgtgcatatgtattcaggAGCGGATTAATCAGaggggcaacaaagagaccaaagataaccctgaaggagctgcaaagctccacagcggagattggagtatctgtccataggaccactatAAGCTGTACACTCTACAGAGCTGGggttatggaagagtggccagaaaaaagccattgcttaatgaaaaaataagcaaacacgtttggtgttcgccaaaaggcatgtgggagactccccaaacatatggaagaaggtactctggtcagatgagactaaaattgagctttttagccatcaaggaaaacgctatgtctggcacaaacccaacacctcatcacCACGAGAACAcagtttttcatcagcagggcctgggaaactggtcagaatttaaggaatgatggatggcgctaaatacagggaaattcttgagtgGAAACCTGTTTgccttccagagatttgagactgggatggaggttcaccttccagcaggacaatgaccctaagcacactgctaaaagcaacactcgagtggtttaaggggaaacattaaAATGTCTTcgaaatggcctagtcaaagcccagaactcaatccaattgagaatctatgGTATGACTTAACGATTGCTGTACAtgagcggaacccatccaacttgaaggggttggagcagttttgtcttgaagaatgggcaaaaatcccagtggctagatgtgccaagtttatagagacataccccaagagacttgcagctgtaattgctgcgaaaggtggctctacaaagtattgactttgggggggtgaatagttatgcacgctcaagttttctgtttagTTTGTTTcacaattttaaaaaatattttgcatcttcaaagtggtaggcatgttgtgtaaatcaaacgaTTAAAACAATAATTATAATAAATTTCATTCCagattgtaaggcaacaaaatatggaaaatgcctaggggggtgaatactttcgcaagccactgtagccAAGATAAAGAGGAAGACCAGAAGCAATTCTTTGGCAACCTGGGTCGTTCCACAAAATTATTCCctttttgatattttaagtataaattgtgcaccaatattgccTTTTCAAAGCCTGTTATATTGACCACAtcgaaaacattttttttttataaaggcTTGCTGAAGTGCCACAATTCAGCGTTTTGACATGTCTCTCTGTGACTTCTATGACGAGCTTAACCCACTTAACCCACAACATTTCTCCAGGTTCTCTCCAtagtaaagccctagttattttgttgctttgaaaaagtcatttctgaagattattatttatttcacttgatTAATGATTAAGGGAAAATAAACCTATCCCTCATTTTTAAGGTCAATCCTGTTACTCTTTTTAATGTAATGAAACAATAAAAATTATAGACAATtaaacatctaatagtcaaatcatagtgtaaaagcaggtgaactGGTTCTAACCCTTTTGGAAATGTcttgtgttttgtggtggaaaactaaGCAGGTCGAGCAGAACATGCCAACCCTGTTACCAATAGCTAGAAATGTTTtttgaagcttgcattcaattgcccctccctgttgcacacatcatgcttccattccccctgtcacaaggggatttatggcagatttaagatgaaatcgtcaaccctgttCGTTTATTTTACTTTACTATAGTTATTTTATTTATCTAAAACATACCCACAGATGGATTTTACCAGTTAAATACTCTATTACATAATTTAAGGTTTCTGAGACTGGATAGGCTCTCAGTCCAATATAAATCAACCATCCTACTAGTCCATATCTAGGTGATACAATAGTCCCTCGAAGTAAGGTTATTTAGGGTTAGGGAGGATGCCCATTTTGCTTAGCATTTAGATGTCAGCCATTGAGAGTGATCTATGCTCTTCTGTCTTCCAGAGTCATTCTGGAGAGCGACCCTCAGCAGGTGGTGTACCGTGTGGCCCTCAGAGTAAGACCATTGATCCTCCT from Oncorhynchus keta strain PuntledgeMale-10-30-2019 chromosome 10, Oket_V2, whole genome shotgun sequence includes the following:
- the LOC118388657 gene encoding coatomer subunit zeta-1, encoding MDALSLEPTLYTVKAVLILDNDGERLYAKYYDETYPTVKEQKAFEKNIFNKTHRTDSEIALLEGLTVVYKSNIDLYFYVIGSSHENELMLMSVLNCLFDSLSQMLRKNVERRALLENMEGLFLAVDEIVDGGVILESDPQQVVYRVALRGDDVPLTEQTVSQVLQSAKEQIKWSLLR